One segment of Pandoraea pnomenusa DNA contains the following:
- a CDS encoding DUF47 domain-containing protein, with product MFGRFMPTEGKFFDLFNQHAECMVAGSRELSAMLNDLPNAEARTVAVQNSEKKADRITHETIDLMHKTFITPFDRDEIHKLISTMDDILDLMEDVATAVWMYDVKSVPAEARTLGEICVKCCERVQSTVALLSDMDRASEILKLCEEIDGLESEADRLLRASLSKLFREESDVKELIKQKAVSELLESVTDKCEDVANIIEGIVLENA from the coding sequence ATGTTCGGTCGCTTCATGCCCACCGAGGGCAAGTTCTTTGACCTGTTCAACCAGCACGCCGAGTGCATGGTTGCCGGCAGCCGCGAGCTGTCCGCCATGCTCAACGACCTGCCCAATGCGGAGGCACGCACCGTTGCCGTGCAGAACAGCGAGAAGAAAGCGGATCGCATCACGCACGAGACCATCGATCTGATGCACAAGACGTTCATCACGCCTTTCGACCGCGATGAGATCCACAAGCTGATCAGCACCATGGACGACATCCTGGATCTGATGGAAGACGTGGCGACGGCCGTGTGGATGTACGACGTCAAGAGCGTGCCCGCCGAGGCGCGTACGCTGGGCGAAATCTGCGTGAAATGCTGCGAGCGTGTGCAAAGCACCGTGGCGCTGCTCAGCGACATGGATCGCGCGAGCGAGATTCTCAAGCTGTGCGAGGAAATCGACGGCCTGGAATCCGAGGCCGACCGGCTGCTACGTGCGTCGCTGTCGAAGCTGTTCCGCGAAGAGTCCGACGTGAAGGAGCTCATCAAGCAGAAGGCCGTGTCGGAACTGCTCGAGTCGGTGACCGACAAGTGCGAAGACGTTGCCAACATCATCGAAGGCATTGTGCTGGAAAACGCCT